In a genomic window of Pontibacter liquoris:
- a CDS encoding SGNH/GDSL hydrolase family protein translates to MHNLKLTLCLLTALLLSGHLTQAQQTATKPAAQKTEEQKNKEYEAWTKMRDDWANLGRYREDNQNLKAPLPGENRVVFMGNSITEGWVKLSPEFFAGKPYIGRGIGGQTTPQMLIRFRPDVIMLQPKAVVILAGTNDIAGNTGPSSLEMIEDNLASMAELAKSNGIKVILSSVLPVYDYPWKPGLQPAEKIITLNKWIKAYAEANHMIYLDYFSAMVDDRKGMKAAYSEDGVHPNKAGYKVMEGLAEKAIKKALQPVK, encoded by the coding sequence ATGCACAACTTAAAACTAACTCTTTGCCTGCTTACAGCCCTGCTACTTTCCGGGCACCTGACACAGGCACAGCAAACCGCCACAAAACCTGCCGCCCAGAAAACAGAAGAGCAGAAAAATAAAGAATACGAGGCCTGGACAAAGATGCGCGACGACTGGGCGAACCTGGGCCGCTACCGCGAGGATAACCAGAACCTGAAGGCGCCACTTCCCGGAGAGAACCGCGTTGTGTTTATGGGCAACTCCATCACCGAAGGGTGGGTAAAGCTTTCTCCAGAGTTCTTTGCCGGTAAGCCCTACATTGGCCGCGGCATTGGTGGCCAGACCACGCCCCAGATGCTGATCCGCTTTCGCCCGGACGTGATCATGCTGCAGCCCAAAGCGGTGGTTATACTTGCCGGCACCAACGATATCGCCGGCAATACAGGGCCTTCCTCTCTCGAGATGATAGAAGATAACCTGGCCTCGATGGCCGAACTGGCCAAATCAAACGGCATCAAAGTGATCCTATCATCTGTGTTGCCGGTATACGATTACCCCTGGAAACCCGGCCTGCAACCTGCCGAAAAGATCATTACCCTGAACAAATGGATCAAGGCGTATGCCGAGGCCAACCACATGATATACCTGGACTATTTCTCAGCGATGGTGGACGACCGGAAGGGCATGAAAGCTGCCTACTCGGAAGATGGCGTACATCCGAACAAAGCAGGATATAAAGTAATGGAGGGGCTGGCAGAAAAAGCAATCAAAAAAGCCTTACAACCTGTTAAATAA
- a CDS encoding ferredoxin--NADP reductase, whose product MTDKPAPAYLPLTITAIKEEIPGFKTFEFGAEDAKAVPYKPGQYLTFVHPGLTQEVRRSYSIISAPALQEPLAIGVKRVENGFYSRRLVDNAQVGDTLQTIGATGLFTLPDDMTPYRQVFLLAAGSGITPIYALLKTLLYTYPAIHVVLIYSNSTPQQIIFREELEQLAIRFPAQLRIEFLLSNSPDLARARLYKDLLQDLLQQYTLAPYEQVLFYLCGPLTYMRMCFYALRQVNVPADNIRKESFSTAKVAPRVLPPDTEPHTVTLRFHDNSYSLQVQHPQTILQSAKKAGIAVPYSCEAGKCGSCAARCITGQVWLSYNEVLTEKDLQKGLTLTCVGYPVGGDVELEIL is encoded by the coding sequence ATGACCGACAAACCTGCCCCCGCCTACCTGCCCCTTACCATTACGGCTATTAAAGAGGAGATTCCCGGTTTTAAAACATTTGAATTTGGGGCGGAAGATGCAAAGGCGGTCCCCTACAAGCCGGGCCAGTACCTTACCTTTGTGCACCCGGGGCTTACGCAGGAAGTGCGGCGCTCCTACTCCATCATCTCGGCGCCGGCCCTGCAGGAGCCGCTGGCTATTGGCGTAAAACGGGTGGAGAATGGCTTTTATTCCCGCCGCCTGGTTGATAACGCCCAGGTGGGCGATACCCTGCAAACCATTGGCGCCACCGGCCTGTTTACCTTGCCTGATGATATGACGCCTTACCGGCAGGTCTTTCTGCTGGCAGCCGGCAGCGGTATTACACCCATTTACGCGCTGCTTAAAACGCTGCTTTATACTTATCCGGCTATCCATGTCGTGCTGATTTACAGCAACAGCACGCCGCAGCAGATCATTTTCCGGGAGGAGCTGGAGCAACTGGCTATCAGGTTCCCGGCCCAATTGCGCATCGAGTTCCTACTCAGCAACTCCCCTGACCTGGCCCGCGCCCGCCTGTACAAAGACCTGTTGCAGGACCTTTTGCAGCAATATACCCTGGCGCCCTATGAGCAGGTGCTTTTTTATTTGTGTGGCCCGCTCACCTACATGCGGATGTGCTTTTATGCGCTGCGCCAAGTAAATGTGCCGGCTGATAACATCCGCAAAGAAAGCTTCAGCACCGCAAAGGTTGCGCCCCGCGTGCTGCCCCCCGACACGGAGCCGCATACGGTGACACTCCGCTTCCACGATAACAGCTATTCGTTGCAGGTACAACACCCCCAAACCATCCTGCAGAGCGCTAAGAAAGCCGGTATTGCTGTGCCGTATAGTTGCGAGGCGGGCAAATGCGGCAGTTGCGCCGCACGCTGTATCACAGGCCAGGTATGGCTCTCGTACAACGAGGTGCTGACGGAAAAAGACCTGCAAAAAGGCCTCACCCTGACCTGCGTGGGCTACCCGGTTGGCGGCGATGTGGAATTGGAAATTCTGTAA
- a CDS encoding glycoside hydrolase family 31 protein produces MLAFPAFYVPAFGQASPVRQIGNVTAVTVDGQQVMLTTAGNEHIVLSVYSPTVVRVRMDKNPLPADFSYAVIAGPQPTKATITQNSNEVTITTDSLTARISKTPFAVAFYTRAGKVISQDEQGLTTSWIGEEVTTYKHMQEGERFIGLGEKTGPLDRKGIGYTNWNTDAYGYAATQDPIYATIPFYIGIHHGLNYGIFLDNTYQSDFNFGASNNRFSSIAAQGGEMDYYFIYHTRVADIITSYTSLTGRMNLPPLWSLGYQQNRYSYYPETEVMRIAQTLREKKIPADGITLDIHYMDAYKLFTWNKDRFPNPAAMNKKLEDMGFKTTVIVDPGIKVEEGYEAYENGKKADIFLKYVDGQYYTGQVWPGWTHFPDFTSEKGRAWWRGQVKRFADDGVDGLWNDMNEIATWGNKMPNNVLFNYDGHLTTSKEGHNVYGLQMARSSYEGTRAAMHKRPFILTRAGYAGLQRYAALWTGDNRAEDDHMLTGVRLLSSLGLSGVPFTGMDIGGFTGNPTIGLYARWIQLGAFTPYFRNHTGVNTKSSEPWAYGEEVTEIARNFINLRYKLLPYLYSTFYEATQNGLPVVRSLAINYTQDAKIYDVQFQNQFQFGEAFLVAPFVSTVSYGNVYFPQGKWYNLYTGEVENGNREKIIPLPTNKIPVYVKESSIIPMQSLVQTTAEKPTDTLTVNIYKGSVNNTFVYYEDDGTSYDYEKGDFYKRSIRYDAGHDTITFEKAEGKYSSNFKNVKVVLHGFGKASKVKVNGRSEKLSDDFVSFITPISRFDPQGTANPVEGYPVKRIVLKNDNDKFTISL; encoded by the coding sequence TTGCTTGCCTTTCCGGCCTTCTATGTGCCGGCATTCGGACAAGCCAGCCCGGTACGACAGATCGGTAACGTGACAGCCGTGACCGTGGACGGGCAGCAGGTAATGCTTACCACAGCCGGTAATGAGCACATCGTGCTCTCCGTTTACAGCCCTACCGTGGTGCGCGTGCGCATGGACAAAAACCCCTTGCCCGCCGACTTCTCTTACGCCGTGATCGCCGGGCCGCAGCCCACCAAAGCCACCATTACCCAGAACAGCAACGAAGTAACGATTACCACAGACTCCCTGACGGCGCGCATTAGCAAAACGCCGTTTGCCGTGGCCTTTTATACCCGCGCGGGCAAGGTGATCAGCCAGGATGAGCAGGGGCTGACCACCTCCTGGATCGGCGAGGAGGTGACCACCTACAAGCACATGCAGGAAGGTGAGCGCTTTATCGGGCTGGGCGAAAAAACTGGTCCGCTGGACCGCAAAGGCATCGGCTATACGAACTGGAACACCGACGCCTACGGTTACGCGGCTACCCAGGACCCGATCTACGCCACCATTCCGTTTTATATCGGCATTCACCACGGGCTTAACTATGGCATTTTCCTGGATAATACCTACCAGAGCGATTTTAACTTTGGCGCCAGCAACAACCGTTTCTCCTCCATTGCGGCGCAGGGCGGCGAGATGGATTACTACTTTATCTACCACACCCGGGTAGCCGATATCATCACTTCCTACACCAGCCTGACGGGCCGCATGAACCTACCGCCGCTGTGGAGCCTGGGCTACCAGCAGAACCGCTACTCCTATTACCCTGAAACCGAGGTGATGCGCATTGCCCAGACGCTGCGCGAAAAGAAGATCCCGGCAGATGGCATCACGCTCGACATCCACTATATGGATGCCTATAAGCTCTTTACCTGGAACAAGGACCGCTTCCCCAATCCGGCCGCCATGAACAAAAAGCTGGAGGACATGGGCTTTAAGACCACCGTAATTGTGGACCCGGGCATTAAGGTGGAAGAAGGCTATGAGGCATATGAGAATGGCAAAAAAGCAGACATCTTCCTCAAGTATGTGGACGGGCAATACTATACCGGGCAAGTATGGCCGGGCTGGACGCACTTCCCTGACTTTACCAGCGAGAAAGGCCGTGCATGGTGGCGGGGGCAGGTAAAACGCTTTGCCGACGATGGCGTGGACGGCCTTTGGAACGACATGAACGAAATTGCAACCTGGGGCAACAAAATGCCGAACAACGTGCTGTTTAACTACGACGGGCACCTGACCACCAGCAAAGAGGGCCACAACGTATATGGGCTGCAAATGGCACGCTCCAGCTACGAAGGCACCCGCGCTGCCATGCACAAGCGCCCGTTTATACTTACCCGGGCCGGCTATGCCGGTTTGCAGCGTTATGCCGCCCTATGGACGGGTGACAACCGCGCTGAAGACGACCACATGCTGACGGGCGTCCGGCTGCTGAGCAGCCTGGGTTTGAGCGGCGTTCCTTTTACGGGGATGGACATCGGTGGCTTTACCGGCAACCCCACTATCGGCCTGTATGCCCGCTGGATTCAGCTGGGCGCCTTTACGCCCTACTTCCGCAACCACACCGGTGTGAATACCAAATCGTCGGAGCCCTGGGCCTATGGCGAGGAAGTAACCGAAATTGCACGGAACTTCATCAACCTGCGCTACAAACTGCTGCCCTACCTGTATTCGACCTTTTATGAAGCCACGCAGAACGGCTTGCCGGTGGTACGCTCCCTGGCCATCAACTACACCCAAGATGCCAAGATCTACGATGTGCAGTTCCAGAACCAGTTCCAGTTTGGCGAGGCCTTTTTAGTGGCGCCCTTTGTGAGCACGGTGAGCTATGGCAACGTATACTTTCCGCAGGGCAAGTGGTACAACCTGTATACCGGCGAGGTGGAAAACGGCAACCGGGAAAAAATCATCCCGCTGCCTACAAACAAAATACCGGTCTACGTAAAGGAAAGCAGCATCATTCCGATGCAATCGCTGGTGCAGACCACCGCCGAGAAGCCCACCGACACGCTGACGGTCAATATCTACAAAGGCAGCGTAAACAATACGTTCGTATACTATGAGGATGACGGCACCTCGTATGACTACGAGAAAGGCGACTTCTACAAGCGCTCCATCCGCTACGATGCCGGCCACGACACAATCACCTTCGAGAAAGCAGAAGGCAAGTATAGCTCCAACTTCAAAAACGTAAAAGTGGTGCTGCACGGCTTTGGCAAAGCTTCCAAAGTAAAAGTGAACGGCAGATCCGAAAAGCTCAGCGATGACTTCGTCTCCTTTATCACCCCGATCTCCCGCTTCGACCCACAGGGCACAGCCAACCCGGTGGAAGGCTACCCAGTGAAGCGCATTGTATTGAAGAACGACAACGACAAATTTACCATCAGTCTGTAA
- a CDS encoding STAS/SEC14 domain-containing protein, whose translation MTQELTNPFGRVYLTIKQDSRNRWIYVNWMGYLTAENIKEGAAAYTETLQKAGYSCVLNDTRLIIGSWNHSLDWVLNEWAPNAAKAGLKHFAMITNPDSLGASSAENFYSNITAFQTEMFDNIEDARLWLRRYSQQG comes from the coding sequence ATGACCCAGGAACTAACCAACCCTTTTGGGCGCGTATATCTTACCATTAAACAGGATAGCCGGAACAGGTGGATCTACGTGAACTGGATGGGCTATCTTACGGCAGAGAACATCAAGGAAGGAGCGGCAGCATATACCGAAACACTACAAAAGGCTGGTTATAGCTGTGTACTTAATGATACGCGCCTGATTATCGGTTCCTGGAACCACTCCCTGGACTGGGTATTGAACGAGTGGGCCCCAAATGCAGCCAAAGCCGGTTTAAAGCACTTTGCTATGATCACCAATCCCGACTCGCTGGGTGCATCCTCGGCAGAAAACTTTTATTCCAACATCACCGCCTTTCAGACCGAGATGTTCGATAACATTGAAGATGCCCGCCTGTGGCTGAGGCGGTACTCCCAGCAAGGGTAG
- a CDS encoding arylamine N-acetyltransferase family protein, translating into MNIQLYLDRINYKNQVTVSKEVLFDLQAAHLLSIPFENLDIHYAHQIRLELDSIYKKIVLNGRGGFCYELNGLFYHLLKCIGFDVQMISGRGYTKDGSYGAEYDHLAIVATIDAKKYLVDVGFGKFSYKPLEITLGVNLVDAFGLFRFDKAQDGYLRINLIENGLLVPQYLFEIKEREFREFEGMCEFHQTSKESHFTTKKVVSIVTKTGRKTLTNNQIKISDGDTERITEFEEELFDVNLKEYFDIEIKLGY; encoded by the coding sequence ATGAACATTCAGCTATATCTTGATAGAATAAATTACAAAAATCAGGTTACTGTAAGCAAGGAGGTGCTTTTTGACCTTCAGGCAGCGCATTTATTGAGTATCCCTTTTGAGAATCTGGATATCCATTATGCACATCAGATAAGGCTAGAATTAGATTCCATTTACAAAAAGATAGTTCTCAACGGCAGAGGCGGGTTTTGCTATGAATTAAATGGCTTGTTTTACCATCTTCTTAAGTGCATCGGGTTTGATGTACAAATGATTTCAGGCAGAGGTTATACCAAAGATGGTAGTTACGGAGCAGAATATGACCATTTAGCTATTGTGGCTACTATTGACGCAAAGAAGTACCTGGTGGATGTAGGCTTTGGGAAGTTCTCTTATAAGCCTTTAGAGATAACGCTTGGCGTTAACCTGGTCGATGCGTTCGGATTATTCAGGTTTGATAAAGCACAGGATGGTTATTTAAGAATAAACCTCATTGAGAATGGGCTCCTGGTACCACAATATCTATTTGAGATAAAAGAAAGGGAGTTTCGGGAATTTGAGGGGATGTGTGAATTCCATCAAACAAGCAAGGAGTCTCATTTTACAACTAAAAAGGTTGTTTCTATCGTTACGAAAACCGGTCGTAAAACGCTTACAAATAACCAAATCAAGATTTCAGACGGTGACACCGAAAGGATAACAGAATTTGAGGAAGAACTATTCGACGTTAACCTGAAGGAGTACTTTGATATTGAAATAAAGCTCGGTTACTGA
- a CDS encoding phosphoheptose isomerase, translating into MSTQQDKETIFRKTAQQLQEQGFTINKQDPTRPWGGFFVINEDQAQQFADTYFDGMSIDQLKISGKLSPKILIVAPEKRLSWQYHHRRAEIWKVVEGKVGVVTSDTDEEGDVKELMPGELITLKQGERHRLVGLKDWGVLAEIWQHTDVELPSDEDDIVRVQDDFGR; encoded by the coding sequence ATGAGTACCCAACAAGACAAAGAGACGATCTTCCGGAAAACAGCGCAGCAGTTGCAAGAGCAGGGTTTTACCATTAATAAGCAGGACCCGACACGCCCCTGGGGTGGCTTTTTTGTGATCAACGAGGACCAGGCACAGCAGTTTGCCGATACGTATTTTGATGGCATGTCCATAGACCAGCTGAAGATATCGGGTAAGCTAAGCCCGAAGATCCTGATCGTGGCACCGGAAAAGCGCCTGTCGTGGCAATATCATCACCGCCGCGCTGAAATATGGAAAGTGGTGGAAGGCAAAGTAGGCGTAGTAACCAGCGACACCGATGAGGAAGGGGATGTGAAAGAGCTGATGCCCGGCGAGCTGATCACCCTTAAGCAAGGCGAGCGCCACCGGTTGGTCGGTTTAAAAGACTGGGGCGTGCTGGCCGAGATCTGGCAGCACACCGATGTGGAACTGCCTTCTGATGAAGATGATATTGTGCGCGTGCAGGACGATTTTGGCCGCTAA
- a CDS encoding GNAT family N-acetyltransferase: MIRPYSPNDKEALLALLRLNTPQYFHPAEEQDLSDYLEQYAQDYFVVTEAATLVGSGGINYFEADKVARLSWDIIHPDFQGKGIGRKLTEFRIARISTHPEIDTIVVRTTQLVYGFYQKAGFALTNTAKDFWAPGFDLYQMEMKIKR, translated from the coding sequence ATGATTCGCCCCTATTCGCCCAATGACAAAGAAGCGCTGCTGGCCCTTTTACGGCTTAACACGCCGCAGTATTTTCACCCCGCCGAAGAGCAGGATCTCAGCGATTACCTGGAGCAATACGCGCAGGACTACTTTGTAGTAACGGAGGCAGCCACCCTGGTCGGTTCGGGCGGCATCAATTATTTTGAGGCCGATAAGGTAGCCCGTCTCTCCTGGGACATCATTCACCCCGATTTTCAGGGAAAAGGAATCGGCCGAAAACTCACTGAGTTCAGAATAGCCCGGATCAGCACCCACCCCGAAATAGACACGATCGTGGTCAGGACCACGCAACTGGTGTATGGCTTTTACCAGAAAGCCGGGTTTGCCTTAACAAATACCGCTAAAGATTTCTGGGCACCGGGTTTTGACCTTTACCAGATGGAAATGAAGATAAAGCGGTAA
- a CDS encoding glycoside hydrolase family 13 protein: MKLKLLFLTSCFILATQLYAQKLPKLERVEPMFWWAGMHNPELQLIVHGDNIAGREVSLNYPGVQLKQVHKVENPNYLFLDLILSPEVKAGSFPIRFKQKGTKALTYTYELRQREQRPNRIAPVTSADFIYLIMPDRFANGNPKNDVLKGMQETTLARDSMYYRHGGDLQGILNHLDYLQELGVTALWLNPVLENDQPQASYHGYANTENYRIDPRFGSNELYRQLGDELEKRHMKLIKDVVPNHVGSQHWTVKDMPMKDWVHQWPVFTKSNFRDQPVFDPYASEADKERMQNGWFDKHMPDMNQDNPFVQHYITQSNIWWIEYAGVDGFRIDTYSYNEPKYMASWGKALQDEYPGYHSFGETWVRGVPNQVYFTQGNTVNRGLDTHLPGVTDFQTLWGIQAAMNEKFNWDDGVIKLYTTLAQDYQYQDPTRNVVFLDNHDMSRWYSVVGEDLNKYKSGIAWLLTTRGIPQLYYGTEILMKNFSNPDGKVREDFKGGWPSDKVNKFTAGGRTALENEAFDYVKTLATYRKNNSVLQTGKLMQYVPEEGVYTYFRYNSAKTVMVVMNTSEKAQTLKTDRFAERMQGFSSATDIATGQALPDIRSLTLPAKTTWVLELKK; this comes from the coding sequence ATGAAACTGAAACTCCTCTTTCTTACCTCCTGCTTCATTTTAGCCACACAGCTCTATGCCCAAAAGCTGCCTAAGCTGGAGCGCGTGGAGCCTATGTTCTGGTGGGCGGGCATGCACAACCCCGAACTGCAGCTCATCGTGCACGGCGACAACATTGCCGGGCGCGAGGTGAGCCTCAACTACCCCGGCGTGCAGCTGAAGCAAGTGCATAAAGTAGAAAACCCGAACTACCTCTTCCTCGACCTCATCCTCTCCCCTGAAGTTAAAGCCGGTTCCTTCCCGATCCGGTTCAAGCAGAAAGGCACAAAGGCGCTCACCTATACCTATGAGCTGCGCCAGCGCGAGCAGCGCCCCAACCGCATTGCGCCGGTAACAAGCGCCGATTTCATTTACCTGATCATGCCCGACCGCTTTGCCAACGGCAATCCGAAAAATGATGTGCTCAAGGGGATGCAGGAAACAACGCTAGCCCGCGACTCGATGTATTACCGCCATGGCGGCGATCTGCAGGGCATCCTGAACCACCTGGATTATTTGCAGGAGCTGGGCGTGACGGCGCTTTGGCTGAACCCGGTGCTGGAAAACGACCAGCCCCAGGCCTCCTACCACGGCTATGCTAACACTGAGAATTACCGGATTGACCCACGCTTTGGCAGCAACGAGCTCTACCGCCAGCTAGGTGACGAGCTGGAGAAGCGCCACATGAAGCTCATAAAGGACGTCGTACCCAACCACGTGGGCAGCCAGCATTGGACTGTAAAAGACATGCCGATGAAAGATTGGGTGCACCAGTGGCCAGTGTTCACGAAGTCCAACTTCCGGGACCAGCCTGTGTTTGACCCTTATGCCTCCGAAGCCGATAAAGAACGCATGCAGAACGGCTGGTTCGATAAGCACATGCCCGACATGAACCAGGACAACCCTTTTGTGCAGCACTACATTACTCAGAGCAACATCTGGTGGATAGAGTATGCCGGCGTGGACGGTTTCCGCATCGACACTTACTCCTATAATGAACCGAAGTATATGGCAAGCTGGGGCAAGGCCTTACAGGACGAGTATCCCGGTTATCACTCATTTGGCGAAACCTGGGTGCGCGGGGTGCCCAACCAGGTATACTTTACCCAAGGCAATACCGTGAACCGCGGCCTGGACACCCACCTGCCCGGTGTAACCGATTTCCAGACGCTCTGGGGCATACAGGCCGCCATGAACGAGAAATTCAACTGGGACGACGGCGTGATCAAGCTTTATACTACCCTGGCCCAGGATTACCAGTACCAGGACCCGACCCGCAACGTGGTGTTCCTGGATAACCACGACATGAGCCGCTGGTATTCGGTGGTGGGCGAAGACCTGAACAAGTATAAATCCGGTATTGCCTGGCTGCTGACCACACGTGGCATTCCGCAGCTCTACTATGGCACCGAGATCCTGATGAAGAATTTCTCGAACCCGGACGGCAAAGTGCGCGAAGATTTTAAGGGCGGCTGGCCCTCCGATAAGGTGAACAAGTTTACCGCCGGCGGCCGCACGGCACTGGAGAACGAGGCCTTTGATTACGTGAAAACACTGGCCACTTACCGTAAAAACAACTCCGTGCTGCAAACCGGCAAGCTGATGCAGTATGTGCCGGAAGAGGGTGTGTATACTTATTTCCGCTATAACTCCGCTAAAACCGTAATGGTAGTAATGAACACCAGCGAGAAAGCCCAGACCCTGAAAACCGATCGCTTTGCCGAGCGTATGCAGGGTTTTAGCAGCGCAACCGACATTGCCACCGGCCAGGCACTGCCTGATATCCGGTCGCTGACGCTGCCTGCCAAAACTACGTGGGTGCTGGAGTTGAAAAAATAA
- a CDS encoding aldose epimerase family protein yields the protein MKKSNSLLLLALFGSLSVSSLVGCNQENKTDNTTVVTSSEEKNTMEIKKEPFGTTQDGQQVSLYTLTNKNGMQVKISDFGGIITSIITPDRDGNMGDVVLGFDSISGYQSPAYAKSGPYFGAIIGRYGNRIANGKFQLEGTQYSLATNNGPNSLHGGTKGFDKVIWHVEPMADQNALKLTYTSKDMEEGYPGNLQTTVVYTLTDDNALKIDYEAKTDKPTVLNLTNHSYFNLSAGKQDDILNEVLQVNADKFTAVDKNLIPTGELQPVKGTPLDFSSPQAIGQRINQVEGGYDHNFVLNGKPGSMQQAATLYDPESGRFMEVSTTQPGIQVYSSNFLDGTLTGKNGEKYTKHYAVALETQHFPDSPNQPDFPSTTLKPGDTYHETTIFKFSVKDKDE from the coding sequence ATGAAAAAAAGTAACTCGCTGCTGCTGCTTGCCTTGTTTGGCAGCCTGAGCGTGAGCAGCCTGGTTGGCTGCAACCAGGAAAATAAAACGGACAACACCACGGTGGTTACTTCCTCAGAAGAAAAAAATACTATGGAGATTAAAAAAGAACCTTTCGGCACCACCCAGGACGGACAGCAGGTAAGCCTTTATACCCTTACCAACAAGAATGGCATGCAGGTAAAGATCAGCGACTTTGGCGGCATCATTACTTCCATTATCACCCCGGACCGTGACGGCAACATGGGCGACGTGGTACTGGGCTTCGACAGCATTTCGGGTTACCAGAGCCCGGCTTACGCCAAAAGCGGGCCATACTTCGGTGCCATCATCGGGCGGTACGGCAACCGCATTGCCAACGGTAAATTTCAGCTGGAAGGCACGCAATACTCACTGGCCACTAACAATGGTCCCAACAGCCTCCACGGCGGCACGAAAGGCTTTGACAAGGTGATCTGGCACGTGGAGCCGATGGCCGACCAAAACGCGCTGAAACTGACCTACACCAGCAAGGACATGGAGGAAGGCTACCCCGGCAACCTGCAGACTACGGTGGTGTATACGTTAACCGACGACAACGCCCTCAAGATCGATTACGAAGCCAAGACCGATAAGCCTACCGTACTGAACCTGACCAACCACAGTTACTTTAATTTGTCGGCCGGCAAGCAGGACGACATTCTGAACGAAGTACTGCAGGTGAATGCCGACAAATTTACTGCCGTGGACAAAAACCTGATCCCGACCGGCGAGCTGCAGCCTGTAAAAGGCACGCCACTGGACTTTTCGTCGCCGCAGGCCATCGGCCAGCGCATCAACCAGGTAGAGGGCGGCTATGATCACAACTTTGTGCTGAATGGCAAGCCAGGTTCGATGCAGCAGGCAGCCACCCTATACGATCCTGAAAGCGGTCGTTTTATGGAAGTATCTACCACGCAACCGGGCATACAGGTATACAGCAGCAATTTCCTGGACGGCACCTTAACCGGTAAAAACGGCGAGAAGTACACCAAGCATTACGCTGTAGCGCTGGAAACCCAGCACTTCCCCGACTCGCCGAACCAGCCGGATTTTCCATCCACCACGCTCAAGCCAGGCGACACCTACCATGAAACCACCATCTTTAAATTCTCGGTCAAAGACAAAGACGAATAA